One Acidobacteriota bacterium DNA segment encodes these proteins:
- a CDS encoding NADH-quinone oxidoreductase subunit A, whose translation MSAYLPVGIFLALALAIVPLTMVLGRFIRPRRYNAVKAEPYECGIEVKEAPPGKISVHFYLVAVVFLVFDVETIFLLPWAVAFDKLGLFGLIEVFVFLALLIAAYVYAWLKGALRWEE comes from the coding sequence ATGTCGGCTTACCTTCCCGTAGGGATCTTCCTGGCCCTGGCTCTCGCCATCGTGCCCCTCACCATGGTTCTGGGCCGTTTCATCCGCCCTCGGCGATACAACGCCGTCAAGGCGGAGCCCTACGAATGCGGCATTGAAGTGAAGGAGGCCCCGCCGGGCAAGATCTCCGTCCACTTCTACCTGGTGGCCGTGGTCTTTTTGGTCTTCGACGTGGAGACCATCTTCCTCCTGCCCTGGGCCGTGGCCTTTGACAAGCTGGGCCTCTTCGGATTGATCGAAGTTTTCGTCTTTCTCGCCCTGCTCATCGCGGCGTACGTCTACGCGTGGCTGAAGGGGGCGTTGAGGTGGGAAGAATGA
- a CDS encoding UvrD-helicase domain-containing protein, giving the protein MDDRMLDTLNPEQRLAVTEPGGAALVLAGAGSGKTRVIAHRIAHLLSARHVSAHSVLAVTFTNKAAEEMRARVLDLLQKPALPFLWIGTFHAMCARLLRADVEALGGPYNRNFTILDADDSAGLVRRLLRDRGVSERNIQPRAVLSAISRAKTEGLSAEAFAEKARGHFFLTVAPVYLAYERQLADSNSMDFDDLLGVALRLLEERPEVRAKYQHQFQHILVDEYQDTNRIQYRLLRVLSEKWGNLFAVGDEDQSIYRWRGADIQNILDFQRDFRGAKVIKLERNYRSTRAILEAANHLVAHNTRRIGKNLWTERGDGGAVRVFAAPSDREEAAYVADSMLSLKARYAWRQMAVLYRTNAQSRTFEEACLNRRIPYQVVGGLKFYERKEVKDVLAYLRAGLNPQDRLAVARILNVPPRGLGATTVEKLAALAEERRTTLVEAIRAAAEEGLFPSRTCTALRGFLDILQGVGKRAAAGGPAAVTQWVLEATGYVAYLAEQGESGPDPEARIENVRELVSAMREFESREGGDLRLFLERQALASDQDELKDGPVDAVRLMTLHAAKGLEFPVVFLSGLEQDLCPHALSSQTEEGLEEERRLCYVGMTRAMDRLTLTWARQRYVFGVVQDRLPSPFLGEIPGGRVEEVHGVERAPMSLLEAAALLDAAEAPKPAPQKVLRVGARIHHKKYGFGIVLALEGSGESQKVTVSFNRFGRKKLLASLAGLDLV; this is encoded by the coding sequence TTGGACGACCGGATGCTGGACACGCTCAATCCCGAACAGAGGCTCGCCGTGACGGAACCCGGCGGAGCCGCCCTGGTCCTCGCCGGGGCGGGGTCCGGAAAGACCCGGGTCATCGCCCACCGCATCGCGCACCTGCTCTCCGCCCGCCACGTCTCGGCCCACTCCGTGTTGGCCGTCACCTTCACAAACAAGGCCGCGGAGGAAATGCGGGCGCGGGTCCTTGATCTCCTCCAAAAGCCCGCGCTGCCCTTCCTGTGGATCGGGACCTTCCACGCCATGTGCGCGCGGCTCTTGCGAGCCGACGTGGAGGCCCTCGGGGGTCCGTACAACCGGAACTTCACCATTCTCGACGCCGACGACTCGGCGGGGCTGGTCCGGCGCCTCCTGAGGGACCGGGGGGTATCGGAGAGAAACATCCAGCCCCGGGCCGTCCTCTCCGCCATCAGCCGGGCCAAGACCGAAGGGCTGAGCGCCGAGGCCTTCGCGGAGAAGGCCAGGGGCCACTTCTTTCTGACCGTGGCCCCCGTGTACCTCGCCTACGAACGCCAGCTCGCCGATTCCAACTCCATGGACTTCGACGACCTGCTCGGGGTGGCCCTGCGCCTTCTGGAGGAGCGCCCCGAAGTCCGCGCCAAGTACCAGCATCAGTTCCAGCATATCCTCGTGGACGAGTACCAGGACACCAACCGGATTCAGTACCGCCTCCTCCGGGTTCTCTCGGAGAAGTGGGGGAACCTCTTCGCCGTGGGCGACGAGGACCAGTCCATCTACCGTTGGAGGGGGGCCGACATCCAGAACATCCTCGACTTTCAGCGGGACTTCCGGGGAGCCAAGGTCATCAAACTGGAACGGAACTACCGCTCCACGCGGGCCATACTCGAGGCGGCCAACCATCTCGTGGCCCACAACACGCGGCGCATCGGGAAGAATCTCTGGACGGAGCGCGGAGACGGCGGGGCGGTGCGGGTCTTCGCCGCGCCCTCGGACCGCGAGGAAGCGGCCTACGTGGCCGACTCCATGCTTTCCCTCAAGGCCCGGTACGCCTGGCGCCAGATGGCCGTGCTCTATCGGACCAACGCCCAGTCGAGAACCTTCGAGGAGGCGTGCCTCAACCGGCGCATCCCCTACCAGGTGGTCGGCGGCCTCAAGTTCTACGAGCGGAAGGAAGTCAAGGACGTCCTCGCCTACCTCCGGGCGGGCCTGAATCCGCAGGACCGCCTGGCCGTGGCGCGCATCCTCAACGTGCCCCCGCGCGGGCTGGGCGCGACCACGGTCGAGAAACTCGCGGCCCTGGCGGAGGAGCGTCGGACGACCCTGGTGGAGGCCATCCGGGCGGCCGCCGAGGAGGGGCTCTTCCCCTCCCGGACCTGCACGGCCCTGCGGGGTTTTCTGGACATCCTTCAGGGCGTGGGCAAGCGGGCCGCGGCCGGCGGACCCGCGGCCGTGACGCAATGGGTACTTGAGGCCACGGGGTACGTGGCGTACCTGGCGGAGCAGGGCGAGTCGGGCCCGGACCCCGAGGCCCGGATCGAAAACGTCCGGGAACTCGTGTCCGCCATGCGGGAATTCGAGAGCCGGGAGGGGGGCGACCTCCGTCTCTTTCTCGAACGACAGGCTCTCGCGAGCGATCAGGATGAGCTGAAGGACGGGCCCGTGGACGCAGTGCGCCTCATGACGCTTCACGCGGCCAAGGGCCTGGAGTTTCCAGTGGTGTTCCTGTCGGGCCTGGAACAGGACCTGTGCCCTCACGCCCTCTCCTCCCAGACCGAGGAGGGACTCGAAGAGGAGCGCCGGCTGTGCTACGTGGGCATGACGAGGGCGATGGACCGGCTCACCCTGACCTGGGCCCGTCAGCGCTACGTTTTCGGCGTGGTACAGGATCGGCTTCCCTCCCCCTTCCTCGGTGAGATCCCTGGGGGTCGCGTGGAGGAGGTCCACGGGGTGGAGCGCGCCCCCATGAGCCTCCTGGAGGCCGCCGCACTCCTGGACGCGGCGGAGGCCCCCAAGCCCGCCCCTCAGAAGGTCCTGCGTGTCGGCGCGCGCATCCACCACAAGAAATACGGCTTCGGCATCGTTCTGGCCCTCGAGGGGAGCGGGGAGAGCCAGAAGGTGACGGTCTCCTTCAACCGCTTCGGGCGGAAGAAACTCTTGGCGTCCCTGGCGGGCCTCGACCTGGTCTGA